One window from the genome of Oryctolagus cuniculus chromosome 1, mOryCun1.1, whole genome shotgun sequence encodes:
- the LOC100347640 gene encoding large ribosomal subunit protein eL15-like yields MGAYKYIQELWRKKQSDVMRFLLRVRCWQYRQLSALHRAPRPTRPDKARRLGYKAKQGYVIYRIRVRRGGRKRPVPKGATYGKPVHHGVNQLKFARSLQSVAEERAGRHCGALRVLNSYWVGEDSTYKFFEVILIDPFHKAIRRNPDTQWITKPVHKHREIRGLTSAGRKSRGLGKGHKFHHTIGGSRRAAWRRRNTLQLHRYR; encoded by the coding sequence ATGGGCGCGTACAAGTACATCCAGGAGCTATGGAGAAAGAAGCAGTCGGACGTGATGCGCTTTCTCCTGCGGGTCCGCTGCTGGCAGTACCGCCAGCTCTCGGCGCTGCACAGGGCGCCGCGCCCCACGCGGCCCGACAAGGCGCGCAGGCTGGGCTACAAGGCCAAACAAGGTTATGTCATCTATAGGATTCGTGTGCGCCGTGGTGGCCGCAAGCGCCCGGTTCCCAAGGGTGCGACCTATGGCAAGCCTGTCCATCATGGCGTTAACCAGCTCAAGTTTGCACGAAGCCTTCAGTCTGTTGCTGAGGAACGAGCTGGGCGCCACTGTGGAGCTCTGAGAGTCCTGAATTCTTACTGGGTTGGTGAAGATTCCACGTACAAATTCTTTGAGGTTATCCTCATTGATCCATTCCataaagccatcagaagaaatcCTGACACCCAGTGGATCACCAAGCCGGTCCACAAGCACAGGGAAATACGTGGGCTGACATCTGCAGGCCGCAAGAGTCGTGGCCTTGGAAAGGGTCACAAGTTCCACCACACTATTGGTGGTTCTCGCCGTGCAGCCTGGAGAAGGCGCAATACCCTCCAGCTGCACCGTTACCGCTAA